In one Antennarius striatus isolate MH-2024 chromosome 1, ASM4005453v1, whole genome shotgun sequence genomic region, the following are encoded:
- the tppp3 gene encoding tubulin polymerization-promoting protein family member 3: protein MADNANTEQLLASFKKFAIHGDTKATGKELNGKNWAKLCKDCSITDGKNVTGTDVDIVFSKVKQKTSRVITYEEFVRALVDLAPKRFKGQSKEEAQESIFKLVEGGEPTNVGVTKVVKTAAVDRLTDSSRFTGSHKERFDQSGRGRGREGREELVENTGYVGAYKNAGTYDDKVKADK from the exons ATGGCCGACAACGCGAACACGGAGCAGCTCCTGGCGTCTTTTAAGAAGTTTGCGATCCATGGAGACACAAAGGCCACTGGGAAGGAGCTGAACGGGAAGAACTGGGCCAAACTTTGTAAAGACTGCAGCATCACCGACGGCAAGAACGTCACCGGCACCGACGTGGACATCGTCTTCTCCAAAGTCAA ACAGAAGACGTCGCGGGTCATCACCTACGAAGAGTTCGTCCGAGCTCTGGTGGACCTGGCGCCCAAGAGGTTCAAGGGTCAAAGTAAGGAAGAGGCGCAGGAGTCCATCTTCAAACTGGTGGAAGGCGGAGAGCCCACGAACGTCGGCGTGACG AAAGTGGTGAAGACAGCAGCGGTGGATCGCCTGACTGACTCCTCCCGCTTCACCGGGTCGCACAAGGAACGCTTCGACCAGAGTGGGCGGGGCCGCGGGCGGGAGGGCCGCGAGGAGCTGGTGGAGAACACGGGGTACGTGGGCGCCTACAAGAACGCCGGGACCTACGACGACAAGGTGAAGGCGGACAAATGA